CAAAAAACGATTATTAAATCGAGGTTTTGATCTTGAAAAAATACCTTTTGTACCACATGGGTTTCGGATACTAAAAGAACCTTTTAACCTTGTGAGCTGCCCTGAATATTTACTTGGACTTTTCTACATTCAAGATGCAGCATCGCAACTACCAGCACAGATCCTTTCTCCCCGTGAGCTTGTCCTCGATGCATGTGCTGCTCCCGGAGGTAAAACTTGTCAATTAGCTTCTATGGCTAATGTTATTGCAGTGGATAATAATAAACAGCGCTTTCAAAAACTTCGATTAAATCTTGAACGGCTTGGAATAGACAATTGTATCGCATATAATATGGATTTTTTGAAAATACAAACCTGTTTTAATTATATATTACTTGACGCGCCGTGTTCTGGAAATTATATGCTTGAATCAAGATGGTTTGAAAAAAATACTCTCCAGCGAATAACTGAACGTTCACAACTTCAAAAAAGACTGGTCGCTCATGCGATATCACTCTTAAATCCTGGTGGAATTCTTGTGTATAGTACCTGTTCATTAGAACCAGAAGAAGATGAATGCGTAGTTCAATATGCTCTTGATACGTTTCCCATCAAACTTGAAAAAATAAACTGTATCGGAGATCCTGGGTTAACAACCGCATTTCAGTATCATTTTGATGAATCTATGCGGTATTGCCGTCGTCTATGGCCAGATAAGACAGAGACCATTGGTTTTTTTATTGCGAGGTTAAAGAAATGTTAAACGTATTTATTCGCCAATTTACAAATAAAAATATTATGTATATTCAACGCGGGCATCAATATTTTCTAGCAAATAAGTATCTTGAAAACTATCGGCTTCCACATCCTGAAAATGTATTTG
The DNA window shown above is from Candidatus Thermoplasmatota archaeon and carries:
- a CDS encoding RsmB/NOP family class I SAM-dependent RNA methyltransferase, with the translated sequence MNRSYNTYHFFQKRYTEIGGKIKPFQLYRCIRVNTKKISSENLKKRLLNRGFDLEKIPFVPHGFRILKEPFNLVSCPEYLLGLFYIQDAASQLPAQILSPRELVLDACAAPGGKTCQLASMANVIAVDNNKQRFQKLRLNLERLGIDNCIAYNMDFLKIQTCFNYILLDAPCSGNYMLESRWFEKNTLQRITERSQLQKRLVAHAISLLNPGGILVYSTCSLEPEEDECVVQYALDTFPIKLEKINCIGDPGLTTAFQYHFDESMRYCRRLWPDKTETIGFFIARLKKC